A stretch of DNA from Staphylococcus sp. KG4-3:
TTGCACATAACCTTTACTTTCTAACTTCTTAACACGTTTTGATGCAGCTGTCTTATAAGTACGTTGTTTATTTGCTAAATCGTTAACCGATACTTTTTCATTATGCTGAATAAAATACATTGTTTCTATTTGTTCATAAGATAAGTAACGATCTGGTTCCAATTCTTTAATCATGTTAGTAATTGTTTTATTAATATTCGCTGTAGCATCATAGAATTGGTTAATTATTATTTCTAAG
This window harbors:
- a CDS encoding MarR family transcriptional regulator yields the protein MEYKEGDLEIIINQFYDATANINKTITNMIKELEPDRYLSYEQIETMYFIQHNEKVSVNDLANKQRTYKTAASKRVKKLESKGYVQRVYSNDKRTKLVSLTHNGERLLKEMKINLIKEIKLLLLSCFVREDFEKFMYQLMNFEKTFLKKYY